The following are encoded together in the Lactuca sativa cultivar Salinas chromosome 1, Lsat_Salinas_v11, whole genome shotgun sequence genome:
- the LOC111893034 gene encoding uncharacterized protein LOC111893034 yields MVKTQFSGVDMKEIRSIGRQVITGRWFMVFASLLIMSVSGATYMFGSYSGDVKSSLGYDQTTLNLLSTFKDLGTNVGVISGLINEISPPWVVLLIGATMNFSGYFMIWLAVTGKIKKPSLWQMCLYICIGANSQTFANTGALVTCVKNFPESRGVVLGLLKGYVGLSGAIITQLYHAIYGLDSRSLILFIGWLPAAVSMVFLRTVRIMKIVRQTNELRMFYKFLYISLGLAGFLMVIIIIQNSFKFSKPEFIGSASVVVILLFAPFLIVFKEELNLWKANQEVVNNIKISPVKIVTEAPNTNHLPPPSEKEVSCWRTVFTPPRRGDDFTILQALFSIDMLILFTTTTFGIGGTLTAIDNLGQIGRSLGYPTTSITTFVSLVSIWNYLGRVSSGFLSEILLTRYKFPRPLMLTLVLFLSCVGHLLIAFGVPNSLYISSVIMGFSFGAQWPLIFAIISELFGLKYYSTLYNLGAGASPVGSYILNVVVAGRLYDKEATRQLKAKGIIRKHGEDLVCNGIECYKMSFLIITATTLFGCLISLVLVIRTKKFYRSDIYKKFREATEVSEMVVPPSTTTPPPPERNMMEEDNK; encoded by the coding sequence ATGGTAAAGACTCAATTTAGTGGAGTTGATATGAAAGAAATTAGGAGCATAGGTCGCCAAGTCATCACCGGTCGGTGGTTCATGGTGTTCGCTTCTCTTCTCATCATGTCTGTCTCTGGAGCCACCTACATGTTCGGTTCATACTCCGGTGACGTAAAATCTTCCCTCGGATATGACCAAACCACCCTCAACCTGCTTAGCACCTTCAAGGACTTGGGTACCAACGTCGGGGTCATATCAGGTCTAATCAACGAAATCTCCCCTCCATGGGTGGTGCTCCTCATTGGCGCCACCATGAACTTCTCCGGCTACTTCATGATATGGCTCGCCGTCACCGGAAAAATTAAAAAACCGAGCCTCTGGCAAATGTGTTTGTACATTTGCATCGGTGCAAATTCGCAGACTTTTGCTAACACCGGGGCATTGGTTACTTGTGTCAAAAACTTTCCTGAAAGTAGAGGCGTTGTATTGGGGCTTTTGAAGGGTTATGTGGGTTTAAGTGGTGCGATTATTACACAGTTGTATCATGCGATTTATGGGCTTGATTCAAGGTCTTTAATCTTGTTCATAGGATGGCTTCCAGCTGCCGTTTCCATGGTGTTTCTTCGAACAGTTCGGATTATGAAGATTGTTCGTCAAACGAATGAACTCAGAATGTTTTACAAGTTTCTTTATATATCACTTGGGCTTGCAGGGTTTCTTATGGTTATTATAATAATCCAAAATAGTTTCAAGTTTTCTAAGCCTGAGTTTATCGGAAGTGCTTCTGTCGTTGTGATTCTGCTTTTTGCACCATTTTTAATTGTGTTTAAAGAAGAGCTGAACCTATGGAAAGCTAACCAAGAAGTGGTTAACAACATCAAGATTTCTCCGGTCAAAATAGTCACGGAGGCTCCGAACACAAACCACCTTCCACCACCGTCGGAAAAGGAGGTTTCTTGCTGGAGGACTGTGTTTACGCCTCCGAGGAGAGGTGATGACTTCACCATACTACAAGCACTTTTCAGCATTGACATGTTGATtctcttcaccaccaccacctttggCATAGGCGGAACCCTAACCGCAATCGACAACCTTGGCCAAATTGGGAGGTCACTAGGCTACCCAACCACCAGCATCACCACCTTCGTTTCACTCGTGAGTATCTGGAACTATCTGGGTCGGGTCAGTTCGGGTTTTCTCTCAGAAATCTTGCTAACCAGATACAAATTCCCTCGTCCATTGATGCTCACTTTGGTGCTTTTTCTCTCATGCGTGGGCCATCTTTTAATCGCCTTCGGTGTACCCAATTCCCTCTACATTTCTTCGGTCATAATGGGTTTTTCCTTCGGAGCACAATGGCCGTTGATTTTTGCGATCATATCTGAACTATTCGGATTAAAATACTACTCCACTTTGTACAATCTAGGCGCCGGAGCAAGTCCGGTTGGATCATATATCCTCAACGTGGTGGTCGCCGGTCGTCTTTATGACAAAGAAGCTACACGTCAATTGAAAGCAAAAGGAATAATCAGAAAACACGGGGAAGATCTGGTTTGTAATGGCATCGAATGTTATAAAATGTCTTTTCTGATTATCACTGCAACAACACTGTTTGGATGTTTGATTTCACTTGTTTTAGTGATTCGTACAAAAAAGTTCTACCGCAGTGATATCTACAAGAAGTTTCGTGAGGCCACAGAAGTGTCGGAGATGGTGGTGCCGCCTTCAACCACCACACCACCACCACCGGAAAGAAACATGATGGAGGAAGATAATAAATGA